A single window of Candidatus Polarisedimenticolaceae bacterium DNA harbors:
- the galT gene encoding galactose-1-phosphate uridylyltransferase, with protein MSELRHDPLSKRWVIIAGERSRRPEDLSAPEAAPHDRGFCPFCPGNEDKTPPEIAARRPNGGPANGSGWTVRIIPNKYPALSIEGDLARQGMGLYDKMRGVGAHEVVVESPQHDLHVADMDLPQLEDVLAMCQDRIRDLARDPRFKYVLLFKNHGVAAGATVAHPHMQLIATPVTPRAIAVELESAREHFHLKERCIFCDLIQQEIDARERIVSMDEHFVVMTPFASRFPFELLVIPRPHNHAFTDEPRDRMAALARTLKETLARLKSVLRDPPYNFVLHAAPNTDTLVRRRHFWDTLAFDFHWHIEILPRLTRVAGFEWGTGFYVNPTAPEEAAAFLRDAVI; from the coding sequence ATGTCCGAGCTGCGTCACGACCCGCTGTCGAAGCGATGGGTGATCATCGCGGGGGAGCGGAGCCGCCGCCCCGAGGACCTTTCCGCGCCGGAGGCGGCGCCTCACGACCGTGGCTTCTGCCCGTTCTGCCCCGGAAATGAGGACAAGACCCCTCCCGAGATCGCCGCGCGCCGCCCGAACGGGGGCCCGGCGAACGGCTCGGGATGGACGGTCCGGATCATCCCGAACAAGTACCCCGCGCTTTCCATCGAAGGCGACCTCGCACGGCAGGGGATGGGGCTCTACGACAAGATGCGCGGGGTCGGGGCGCACGAGGTCGTCGTCGAGTCGCCCCAGCACGACCTCCACGTCGCCGACATGGACCTACCGCAGCTCGAGGACGTGCTCGCGATGTGCCAGGACCGTATCCGCGACCTGGCGCGCGATCCGAGATTCAAATACGTCCTGCTCTTCAAGAACCACGGGGTGGCGGCGGGCGCGACGGTCGCGCACCCCCACATGCAGCTCATCGCGACGCCGGTGACCCCGCGCGCGATCGCGGTCGAGCTCGAATCGGCCCGCGAGCACTTCCACCTGAAGGAGCGCTGCATCTTTTGCGACCTCATCCAGCAGGAGATCGACGCCCGCGAGCGGATCGTCTCGATGGACGAGCATTTCGTCGTCATGACGCCGTTCGCCTCGCGCTTCCCCTTCGAGCTCCTCGTCATCCCGCGCCCGCACAATCACGCCTTCACCGACGAGCCGCGCGACCGCATGGCGGCCTTGGCGAGGACCCTGAAGGAGACACTGGCGCGCCTGAAGAGCGTCCTCCGGGATCCTCCCTACAATTTCGTCCTCCACGCCGCGCCGAACACCGACACCCTCGTCAGGCGGCGCCATTTCTGGGACACGCTCGCCTTCGATTTCCACTGGCACATCGAGATCCTGCCCCGCCTGACCCGCGTCGCCGGCTTCGAGTGGGGGACCGGCTTCTATGTGAACCCGACCGCTCCGGAAGAGGCCGCCGCTTTCCTTCGCGATGCCGTGATCTGA
- a CDS encoding 6-phosphofructokinase has product MATVGILTGGGDAPGLNAVIRAVVRRSLPRGYRMLGLRHGWKGLLEKDTVELDSHAVSGILHRGGTILGTSRTNPYKSQDQAKKAEENFRALKLDALVAIGGEDTLGVAAKLSAAGFPVVGVPKTIDNDLSGTDMTFGFDTAVAIATEAIDRLHSTAESHDRVIVCEVMGRHAGWIALHAGMAGGADYTLVPERPIDLEAVCAAILRRRERGLNFSIIVAAEGAEMAEGAVTKDAEKDAFGHVKLGGIGARLAEAIERRTGCETRSVQLGHVQRGGTPTAFDRWLGSRYGLLAADLVHEKRFGMMAAFTGGEFKAVPLGVVKDLKTVPAETIDLAAALFA; this is encoded by the coding sequence ATGGCGACCGTGGGGATCCTCACAGGGGGCGGCGACGCGCCGGGCTTGAACGCGGTGATTCGCGCCGTCGTGCGCCGGTCGCTGCCGCGCGGTTACCGGATGCTCGGCCTCCGGCACGGCTGGAAGGGTCTCCTCGAGAAGGACACGGTGGAGCTCGATTCGCACGCCGTCTCCGGCATCCTCCATCGCGGCGGCACGATCCTCGGCACGTCGCGGACGAACCCGTACAAGTCGCAGGACCAGGCGAAGAAGGCCGAGGAGAACTTCCGCGCGCTGAAGCTCGACGCGCTCGTCGCGATCGGCGGGGAGGACACCCTCGGCGTCGCGGCCAAGCTGTCGGCCGCGGGGTTCCCCGTCGTCGGCGTGCCGAAGACGATCGACAACGACCTGTCGGGCACCGACATGACGTTCGGGTTCGACACGGCGGTGGCGATCGCGACCGAGGCGATCGATCGCCTCCACTCGACCGCCGAGTCGCACGACCGCGTCATCGTCTGCGAGGTCATGGGTCGCCACGCCGGGTGGATCGCCCTGCACGCGGGGATGGCGGGCGGCGCCGACTACACGCTCGTCCCGGAGCGGCCGATCGATCTCGAGGCGGTGTGCGCCGCGATCCTGCGCCGCCGCGAGCGCGGACTGAACTTCTCGATCATCGTCGCCGCCGAAGGGGCGGAGATGGCCGAAGGGGCGGTGACGAAGGACGCCGAGAAGGACGCCTTCGGCCACGTGAAGCTCGGCGGGATCGGCGCGCGGCTCGCCGAGGCGATCGAGAGGAGGACCGGGTGCGAGACGAGGTCGGTCCAGCTCGGCCACGTGCAGCGCGGCGGCACGCCGACGGCGTTCGACCGCTGGCTCGGCTCGCGCTACGGCCTCCTCGCCGCCGACCTCGTCCACGAGAAGCGCTTCGGCATGATGGCGGCGTTCACGGGGGGCGAGTTCAAGGCCGTTCCGCTCGGCGTCGTCAAGGACTTGAAGACCGTGCCCGCGGAGACGATCGACCTCGCCGCCGCCCTCTTCGCCTGA